In Mesoplodon densirostris isolate mMesDen1 chromosome 2, mMesDen1 primary haplotype, whole genome shotgun sequence, the DNA window tatgctaacacatatatatggaatttaagaaaaaaaatgtcatgaagaacctaggggtaagacaggaataaagacacagacctactagagaatgaacttgaggatatggggagggggaagggtaagctgtgacaaagcaagagagaggtatggacatatatacactaccaaacgtaaggtagatagatagtgggaagcagcctcatagcacagggagatcagctcggtgctttgtgactggctggaggggtgggatagggagagtgagagggagggagatgaaagagggaagagatatgggaacatatgcatatgtataactgattcactttgttataaaagaggaactagcacaacattgtaaagcaattatactccaataaagatgtaaaaaaaaaaaagaatacgaaTGTGAGGATTTGGGCTACATATCCACCTTGAAATAATGAGCGAAAAGTCAAGATCATCACAGAAACCTCAGTCCTAAGATTCTATGCCATCGAACTTATGCCAGTATCTGCTTAACTAACACTTCTTGTTACCTGAGAAAAGTACCATCCAAAATGTGTTTAACCATTATATAGATAACTTTTCTGTTACTCATAGCTAAACACTATTCCTAACTGATTCATAATAGAGCAAAGAGAAGGTAACTCTCACTGAGGAAAAAGAGACAAGATAAACTTCCTTCAGCAGAAACAGATTTTGCTACCTATTATTTATCTATTGCTATTATAAACATGCTGTATGACAAACGACAATAAAGCCTCAGTGGTATTAAATAGGAAACATTTATTGCTTATGAATCTGGAGCCTACTGGAGGTTGGTTAGGTGACTCTGCTCATCTTGCTTGGGCTTGCTCACATATCCAAGGATAGGCTGTTTCTTGGCTGATCTAGGATGCCTCATATGGGTTGGCTTGGGTGAGTCTCTACCTGTTTACCATCGTCCAACACAATAGCCCTGGAATGTTCTTATGTTAGTTGCAGAGATACAAGAGCAAGGGTAAACTCAAGTGCTCAAGCACTTTTGGAGTCTCTATTTGCTAACAACTCATGAGCCTAAGCAAATCAAGTGGCCAGACCCAGATTCAAGGACTAAAATAGAATAGCCacggacttccctgatggtctggtggttaagactccatgtttccactCCAGGCGACGCAGGTTCAAtaccctggtcgggaaactaagatcccacatgccatgttgtgcagccaaaataaaaaaaaaaaaaaaaaagaaagaaaagaatagccAGGACACAAATTATAGCACTATGTTAGGATAAAGAATTTGTTCACTTAGGAAAGAAGGTAGTAACTGAGGTTATCTCTACACTGGTTATTTTGGGGAAGTTAGGGATAGGTACCACTATCCCTCCTGAAGTTACTAACTTtgccagaaattttaaaacagctgAGATCAAACATCTACAAAGATAGATATGATCACCTTAGGACATGGCGATTAAGTTAAGACACTTTTGATTGCAATTATCAGATATTCCACTTCCAATATTTTAACTAGTAACACATTAAAGAAGTGGAAATATAGTAGAGTCGATAATCTGAAAGATCTTCTACCTAAAAACGTCTAGAAATGCCTAAATTCtagattaaaacaacaacaacatcttTCAGATGCATGACTGAGCtcaaagagaggaagaggaaaaagcagAGAAGGCAAAAACTAGGGGAGTGAGTGAGTGCTGAAGTCACAGTCACCTTTGGCGCATTTACCAATCTCAGAAGACAAGACACTTGTTTTTAAATGGCTACTTGAGGCCAGGGAATAAAGCTTTGGGCTCAGATGAGGTATAGTATGAATTTAGGCCTCAGTTTAAAGCTGAGACCCTACATGCACTATATGTTCAGTGAAAGAGTGGATTAGAAAATAGGCAATTCTGTCAAAAAGAGGTAGCAAAGACTATCTGAGTGGAAAGTAGAGTAATCTAAAATTCCTAACCACAGCCTTTCATCAATCATGTGGTAGGTAGAATAATGTCTCCCCCAAACCCCCAAGATAGCCGTCCTAATCCCTGAaacttgtgaatatgttaccttaaatGGCAAAAGGGGCTCTGCAGATGTggttaagttaaggatcttgaggtggAAAAATCCTCAATTATCCAGGTGGATCCAATGTTATCACAACTTCCTTATAAGGAGGAGACAGGAAGGAGCGTCAGAGAAGTATTTGAGAGAAGTATTTGACATCTGGTttgtttcacttaacataatgccctccaagtccatccatgttgctgcaaatggcaaaatttcattcttttttatggctgagtaatattccattgtatgtggaATCCACATCttcacccattcatctgttgatggacacttaggttgcttccaatatTTTGGCAATTGTAAGTAATGCTACTGTGAACGTCGGGatgtatgtatgtttttgaattagtatttttggtttctttttggatacatacccagCATTGgagttgctgaatcatatggtagttctacttttagttttttgagaaacctccatactgctttccatagtgactctaccaatttatatttcccaccaacagtgcgcagtttccttttcctccacatcctcaccagtatttgttatttgtgatctttttgatgataaccattctgacagatgtgaggtgatatatttttgtggttttaatttgcatttctctgatgattaacaatgttgagcatcttttcatgtgcctgttggccatctgtatgtcttctttggaaaaatgtctattcaggtcttctgcccattttttaatcaggctgttttttgtttttatttgagttgtatgagctgcttatatattttggatattaaccccttatcagatataatgtttgcaaatatcttgtcccattcagtagattgctttttgttttgatgattgcttcctttgttgtacagaagctttttagtttgattaggtctcatttgtttatttttgctttgtttatttccttcactttaggagacagatccaaagaactattgctacaatttatgtcagagagtgttctgcctatgttttcttccaggagttttacagtttctggttttacatttaagtttttaatccattttgtgtttatttttggtgttagagaatgttctgatttcattcttttacatgtagctgtccagttttcccagcaccacttattgaagagactgtcttttctccactgtatattcttgcttcctttgttgtagattaattgaccataagtgtgtgggtttatttcttgggtctccgttctgttccattgatctatgtgtctgtttttgtgccaataccatactgctttgattactgtagctttgcagtatatcAGTATATCAGAaaagcatggaatatctttccatttatttgtatttatttcttccatttcttttatcaATTTGTATCTTCTTCCATATCTTCAGTGTAGAGGTCTTTCACTTATTTGGTtaaatttgttcctaggtattttattcctttgatgcaactataaatgggattgttttcttattttctctttccaataGTTCTTTTTAGCGTATAGACAAGCAACTGTTTTTGTAAATTGATTTCATATCcttcaattttactgaatttatttattagttctaacaggttttttgttttgttttgttttgttttgtgtagtGTCTTTAATGTTTTCTACCTATAAtattttgtcatctgcaaacagggacagttttacttcttcctttcaaatttggatgtcttttttttttttttcctttttgcctaaTTGCTCagtctaggacttccagtactatgtttaataaaagaggcaagaatgggTATCCTTGCCaggttccttatcttagaggaaaaacttttaGGTTTTCACTATTGAgcatgatattagctgtgggcttctcatatatggccttaataTGCTGAGTTAgattccctctatacccagtttttggggagtttttttgtttttttgtttgtttgttttaatcaggagtggatgttgaattttgacaaatgctttttctgcatctattgagataaccatataatttttatctttcattttgttaatgtggtgtatcacattatttgatttgtggatgttgaaccatccttacatctctggaataaattccacttgatcatggtatatggtTCTTTTAAGTATTGTTTagtttagtttgctaatattttaataaattttgcaTCTAGGTtgatcagagatattggcctgtaattaaattttcttatactgtccttgtctggctttggtatcaagtaATACTGGCCTTgtgaaatgagtttggaagtgtttcctgGTCTTCactttttttggaagagtttgaaaatgattaatattaattcttctttaaatgtttggtagaattcaccagtgaagtcaccTGGTCATGGACTTCTATTTTCTGAGAGGTTTTGATTACTGACTCAATTTCCTTATTAGTAATTAgacttttagattttctatttctttatggtTTAATCTTGATATGCTGTATGTCTCTAGGaatttgttaatttcttctaGGCTGTTCAATTTGTTTGTATATGATTGTTCAGAGTAATCCCTATAATCTTCAAACTTGTGGggataaattatattaattttcatttataattttatttatttgagtttttctctttttttcttggtaaatcTATCAAAAGTTTGTctactttttaaatcttttttaaaaaaatagcacttagtttccttgatcttttctattatctgtttagtctctgtttcatttatttccactctgatctttgttatttccctcCTGCtactactaactttgggtttagtttgttctttttctagtttcttgaggtagaatggCAGTTTGTTTATTAGGTTTTTTTTCCTAAcgtaggcatttattgctataaacttccttcttagaacttctTTCATTGCATCCCAAAGTTTTGAtacattgtattttcattttcatatgccTCAAGATAGTTTtagcttctctttcatttcttctttgactcattggttattcaggagcatgttgtttaatctctgcatatttgtgaattttacagttttcttcttgtaattgatttctagttgcatactgttttggtcagaaaagatgctggatatGACATcaatcttaaatttattaagatttaTTTTGTGGCCTAAAATATAATCTGTCCCGGAAGGTATTctatgtgtgcttgagaagaatgtatattctgttgctgTTAGATGTGATGGTCTGTAAATGTCTTTTGGTCCATCTGATCTAAAGtgtagtttattatttatttatttattttaaataaatttatttatttttatttatttatttttggctgtgttgagtcttcgttgcttcacacaggctttctctagttgcggtgagcaggggctactctttgttgcagtgtgcatgcttctcactgcagtggcttttcttgttgtggggcatgggctctaggtgcatgggcttcagtagttgtggctcaggggatctagagcacaggctcagtagttgtggtgcatgggcttatttgctccacggcatgtgggatattcccagaccagggcttgaacccatgtcccctgcattggcaggtggattcttaaccattgtgccatgagggaagtccctaaagtgtAGTTTAAacccaatgtttccttattgatttttatgTCTGGATGATCTCTCTATTGTTGATAGAtaccttcactttttaaaattcttttttctttttcctcctctgattGGATAATTCAACTGTCCTGTCTTCGAGTTTACTGATCCTTTCTTCCACTTGATCTAGTCTTCTATTGAACTCctctatttaatttttcaattcagttatcATATATTTCAGTTCTGTGATTTCTGTTTtggtacttttaaatattttctatctcttcctcaaaattctcactttgttcttGTATTACTCTCCTGACCTAAGTGAGCAACTTTACAACTATTATTTTGAACTCTCTATCAGGTAAAttgcttatctctgtttcattaagatatatttttgtagatttatcttgttcttttatttgggatatatttctttttttcttcattttcctcaactctctgtgttggtttctataCTTCAGATAAAAACACCACCTCTCCCCATCTCGACAGAGTGGTCCTGTGTAGGAGATGAACTTTGTCTATCAGTCCAGCCAAATCTCCTGATTGCCTCTCAAATCTTTGATTGTCCAAGCTTATTCTTAGTACCTCCCCATACCTGAGGGTGTACCAAGACCCATTAGCATCCCAAGGAAAGATTACATTCAGCACCTAGATGCAGGCTGATTGGAAATCACATCCTCTGACAGCAACTGAGAAAGCATATAATTAAGCTCCTTCTAAGGAAGAAGAAATTGGGAGATAGTTGATTTTGTCAGTTTTCTCTGTGCTGGGCCCAAGTGTATAGCTGCAGAGGGGTTCTCCTGCACCTGTTAAGAACTGCTTCTTTGTTTGCTATAGTATATGGGACTTGTGAATTCAAACCTCATAGGCTATCAGAGCCAGGCAATCCAGAGGCCCACCCCTCAGGCAGCAGCCACAAGATATGAAGTGCCAGATATGTGTACGATCTCTTTCCAGGGAGATACTTGTGACTTTGGAGTGGGCTAGAGGGAGAAGAGTGTCCAGCATCTTTCACAGAAATTGGAGAGAACCATAGCCAGCTCCCAGATGCATGTTATATTAGAAACCTGACCCTCAGGTAAAGGCTCTTAAAGTATTCAGATAGAACTTACTCAGGGAAAGACTAGAAGCAATTTTGCCTGCTTCCTCTCTGTTGAACCCTGGGGAGACAACCATGATGAGTGCCTGCACCTGCTAACaactgtttctttgtttgctataGTTTTGTGGGTCTTGAGAATGCAAACCTTGTTGGCTTTCAGAGCTAGGTGCTTTGGGAGCCTGTCATTCAAGTTGGAGTCTTAAAAGTTGGGGCCCTAAATATGGGCCTCAGGTAGAAGTTTGGAATTGGGTGTTTCCTCCCAATTGTATAACACTGTGCTGAGCATGGGGCTTATGACAAACATGTCTCACTCTGCTTTCCTGCCTGTTTTGCTGTGGGTATTTTCTTATTCACCCAATATGTAGGAGTCACACAGCTTGCTTCTGTATTTCTTTCAGAGGTAATTGCTCTCTGTGTAGTAGCAGAACATTCATTGTGTCCATGGGAGAAGTGGGGTTAGGAGCCTCCTATGTCATCATCTCGGCTGACTCCTCTTTCCCTCagtcttcttttaaaatagttttacttACATCTCATTTTATTGACATTATCTGTTTGTACTCAACCTCCCTACTTAGACTCTAAATAACATGAAGGCAAGGATTGTACCTTCATAATTTCCAGTCTGCATTACCAAATTAGCACAAAGTACATAGtcaataaatgaacaaagacATAAACCAAATGGAACAAGGAAGCCTAATAATTATGTAGGTAAATAAGTCCCTTCCTTCTGAACCTTCAGGCATGatatctggaaaatagtttgagcAAGACAAATTTTGGAATGAGTGAATTAGAGCCATGGTTGCCAAGACAACCTTTTATGATTGGAAGGGAACCACCAAACAATTTATGTAGGCTCAAGGAGTCACTCAGAGAAATAATTCTGTTTCTTCCTCCATTTTACAAGAAAAATAGTAGGAAATAAAGATGAAGGGGAACTTTGAAATAAAACCTTATAAAGCAAAAAGCGATGCCCTTCCCATCTTTTAACTATTGTTCACAAGTCACTTAAAAGTCCTAAGAAGGTAAATTAATATCTTCTCTTCTCACAGGTTATGAACAGGGAAGGAAGACTGGACTAGAGCCACCTATCAACAGAGCCTGAAGCCCAGGTTCTGGAGCAGTCCACATTCCCCACAGTGCTTCTGGCTTTAAGCAAAAATTCACCTTGATATGAGGCtcagacaataaataaaataacctatGAGGAACTGGAGCTggagtttatatatattttaaaaatcttcattttcaCTTAAATTTCATTCAATGCaagtaatttatttctttactattcacatgtctattttaaaatatggctaaGGAGTAGGATTCTGTGGTCCACATTTCCTCTGTCTGTGGTCTGCATGTGAAGAATCTTGACTGGTTAGTCATTGTTGAGAGTTTTGCTAGACTACTCGATAATATTGCTGCCCCAGCATCCATTTTGTGTGGCCAAGCAGCCTGCAGGGAACTTGAACTGACTGGCCCTCGTCCCGTGAGTGCATGCCCTAGATAATACCATTACAGTCATAAGTAAATGTAAGATCCTGATATGACTACCCCAGCCACCTTTGGGTAATTACTCTCCCATGCCTGCCAAGGCCTTCTCCTTGTGCACCCCTTAAATAAGATGCTCCACAAAGCTCACCAAAATCCCACTCTTTTTGGTTTGAATTAACCAATCTGGACTTAGCCAGGGAGCACCAACGTATTCCACCTGTAGTCCCTAATAAAGGCATATGCCCCAGGTCCTGCCATGCTCTCTCTTCCTGTACCCTGCCTTAACCTCCTCTCATGGCCCCATGAGGCATGCAGTGCACctcctccaggacctgtgagtaataaacttctCTATTTCAATTCCTTTTCTTGAACTATGGCTCAGCAACCAGATACCCAGGGCTCTACTTAACAAATGCTCATTTAACAAAGTTGCAATAGTCACACAAGTACCATTTTTCCCCTGAGGGCAAAGTCCCTAAAGAAAATAACCAGTCCCTAAAGAGGCTGAAAATCCAATCACTTAAAATAACTGCAAACTTCATGGTAACactatagatttttgttttcaatatttcCTGCAAATAGTTattatctactgtgtgccagttaTTATCTACTGTGTGGAGACACACAGAGTATCTGCACTGGATATAGTAGCAGACAAGACAGAAACATCCCTGCTCTTGTAGGATTATAGTCTTAAGGGAGGGATGGTCAACaaccaagtaaacaaataaaatgaaatgaaatagtgATACctgacacaaagaaataaaaacagggcATAGTCTAGACAGAGTCAACAATTACATAGTCTCTGAGATAGAAGGGGGCTTGAGGTTCTTAAGGGATGGGGACAGGGAGTAAAAGAGAAGATGTAATAGGCAAACGTACAGTGAACTTTCCATTATATCCACAAAGTCACCTTCCCAATCGTCTTGAATAACTGAACTTAACACATTAGGCTCAAACATGCTATTAttttaacactttttattttctttttagaaattttCACCTTTTTTAGACTTACAGTATGTAGatattataatttaaattcttCTTGAAGCCAAAGGAACAGAGTTATAATTGCTTGTTGCACTGTGGTATATGGCTTGAGAGTCCAAAATGTTTAGCTGGAATATGTACCAGCTGCAGAAGCTTGTATTCTTAAATAAATTTGCATCAGTGGCTTGgtttccaaaaaataaatatcttttcttttaagagtAGAAAATGGTTTCACAACCTCTTAGAAATTGAGAAGTAGCCTTTCTGAAAAATAACTAATTGGCTTAATTACTGAATCAGGCTTCTCCTAAATGACTTTGCTCTAAGTAAAATAatctttgctgttttttttaggtataatttgtcattaaaaatttttttagcatCAGTAACTGCTTCATTACCTAGTCAGCCTCAATTCAGGTTTTAGAGCCCTTCCTTTAATGTAACAGGGCTACAGTATCATTTTGTGAAGGCTGGAGGAAGGGACTTGATAAAACAGAAAGAACACTTTATATGAAGTCAGATATTTGctcacatatttattcattcattgaattcattaattcattcattcattatattgatttataaatatttattaaaaatcttactatgtgccaggctctgaggtAGATAGAGTAGTGGCTGAAATAGACAtgctctgtcctcatggagcttttagTCAATTTCCAGTTCCCTCACATCCTTCTGGCTGGGTAATTCTGAACAAGTCATATCACCTCTAAAAGCCTGGATTTCCTCATGAGTAAAATAAGCAATATGTAAGAAGGGTTGTGAGGATTATAGATAATAGCATAggcttagcacaatgtctggcatacGGTGGTTACTTAGTAGATTTCAATAAGGACGTCCTACCCAGAGGTCTCATGTATTCAGATAGttcattagaggaaaacatttcaGTTCTAAAGAACAAATGAGGTAGTTTCAATTCATTgattattttattactgtttcaTTTGTTACACTTATTGGATAGCTGTATTAATATGTTAGTTTGAGCTAATAGCTCTCCAGTTTGTTAATATCTATCAGTAAATGATAACTTTAATTCCATAAGGTTTCCATTCACCCAGAACGGGACTAGCCTTGGTTACTATTTTTAATCAATAACAAGAATCCAAGACGACACAAGTTCTTTAGAATCTTAATTAATGGCTTTGGTGATAAGTGTTTACTATCACAGATACTTGTTTCAGTTTCCACCAAACCTACACAATAAAGATGTGCATAGTAATTTTTCTTCCTGaggatagaaaaaaattgaatatttcCTTCAAAATGTTACTTTAATCCATTCTACCAAAACATAACATAATGATACATTTCCAATAGTTAAATTAAAGCTCTTATAAAGGTCATATAAGTACAGAGTCATTATTAAAGTAGAAGCTTAACACAAAGCAAGGGGAAAAAGAGATTTCCTCTAAGGTAACTTggtttcatattattttcaaaataacaacAATTCCCCACAAATGTCACTTGGGAAATGCCCATGAGCACCAATATCAGAGGAAGTTATGGCTTTGCCCACAGAGGGACTTAAGTTTACACAGAGGAAGGAGGTTGAAAGATGGGGCCAAAAGTCAACTGACCTCCTAAGGTTCATGTGGAAAGACAGCTCCAACTTTGTTTTTGTCAATTGCACAAGGAGGTGTATTTTTGGATAAAAGCAGGATTCCAGCTGTCTAGCCCAGTTCTATGAAGCAAGGGGAGATTTACATGCATTGTCTCTGTGGCCTGACTCCCCAAATTTGATGTGGACCCCTCTGAGGCACTGACAGGTAGAGCTTATTTATTCTCCTGGTGTATGCTTCAGTTCTCCCCGTTTTAAATCTGTCCTTTACTAGATGAGGTCAGAGATACAACTCCCTGGCATACTAAATATGTTATCAGTTTAGTGAGAAAATCAAATTATTTGTCTGTCTGGTAGACCAACTGTTCAGTTGAATTAACCAGCAGCTGGCAAGAGACAAGAGCCCTTATCGATAAGCCAAATGTTGGCTGACTTGATTGGTTAATCCATTGACCACTGAATTCAGCTAAGAGAATGGCTGCTTTTCAGATAGCATCTGAGTCATTTCATGTCTTTCCTTGCTTTTTTGTTAGTGGAAGATATAACACCTCTGattatttactgagtatttgtgtttttactttgCTTTGTGATAAGTCACTTCTCTTTCCCACAAGCTTGCTTTATGTGTGGGTCCTGAGGGAATGGAATGCATCCCAATTAGGAAAATCATTCAAGTTTGGAAGGGATGTTAAAAATCATCAAATCCAAATAACTCTCCAGTGCTTTAGTCTCCTTTGTCTTTATAATTTGTCCTCTCAAAATCTTCAATGAAGGGAAGCAGATGCTTTTCTTTTAGCAGAAGAGCTCATCTACCTATAGATAGCACTAACTGGGCTGGCATACTTGGGAGGAAGAAGGGAGTGGAAGAGAAAGAGATGAAGAAGAGAGGAGGGATGGAATGCGCTAcaatttattgagcccttactctGGACCCAGCTCTGTGCAGACATGAATCACAGACATATCATGTGATTTGGGGTTGTGGCTCTAGAGTCCAGCAGTGTGCATGAGCAGAGTTAACACAGGAGCGTGTTAGCAGAGTCCACATCTCTACCTTTTTCAATAATAtccttttttgatttcctcatttctGCTGAGGTGATAGAGGGAGAGATAGTAGTTGTATATTAGGGTCAGAGGTGGGGGATTAGTATCATCAACCTCTCTGCTGCCCTTAAAAGCTTCATCTGCTCAGACCTAGAGGCAGCAGAGTTGCTCTTCCCTTAAAGGTTATAAAATGGTTTTGCTCACATATATTCGAGGTTGAGCAGGAATTTGAATCTAGGCCAGTTTCAttttagagcctgtgctcttaaccaggCTTCACTGCCTTTCTAGTCAGTTCTCTCATACCTTTCACCTGCTTTCTATTCTCTATCATGCCTTCCTGTACTGCATCAAGATAGTGCAACAGCCCTATAATTTCCTGGTAGAGGGAAAGTAGTAATTTCCTATGCACATATCCAAAAAGTGTTAGATATTTTTTAAGGTAATAAAGAAAGGACATAAAAGTAGCAATGTGAAAGCAAGTACAGGAGACAGGTAGAGAAGGTTGTCAGAGTTTGTGACCCTTTATGGAATTATTCCCTCACCAACTGACAAAGCAAGTCTCACCTTCCCTGAAGTTAAAACTTGGATGAGAGGCTTCCTTGTGGAACCATTCCGCTTCCCACCTCTGTGAGATAATGCAAACTAACCATGTACCCAAGCCCCATGAGAGGCAGTGTTCATAGTTAGGAGTGAGGGATCCAGAGCAAGTCTGAATCTCACCTCATCCAGTTTCTAGCTAATGACCATGGTTAAGTTATTTAGGTTCTCTGGGACTCCATCTGGAAAGTAAAGATAATAAGAGTACTCACcacatagggttgttgtgatgattaagtGAGTTACATATTTTCAGCACTTAGGACAGTACCTGGGATCAAGTCCTATCATCATCATTAGCAGCAACAAGCAGCAACATCCAGGAGTTTGGTTGTATTCTGTCAGACCGAAGTCTTCTCTCTGAGATCTCTGGTTGTTATTTGCACTTTGGAGGGGATTGAGAGAAGTTCTCTCTTTGTGCCTTCTCCATGCTCCACTGAATGGGCTCAGTCTGAATCACCAGTTGCTGGACATCTTTTGGGCACCAGGAATTTTGGTCAGCACAGATTCCAGGTTAGTTCTGTGAGCCCCTTTGAAAAGCTGGAACCAGATCTCCACAAAGTGGTACCTAGGAACTGGgtcaattttaaaatgggattaATGTATTGAAGGCTTTTGTATGATAAGAGATAGTAGGATGAGCTTAACTACTCACACaattacatgcacacacactgcaGGATGTGGCAAAAGAAATGGCCACATTTCTCTGCTGCTTCCTTCTCACAGCAATCACGATTGTCCTACTGTCTAGACTAACCTTCTGTGGACCCAATGAAACTGATCACTTCTTTTGTGACTTCACCCCTCTGGTCCATCTCTTCTGCATGGACACTTCACTGACCGAGATCATTGCCTATGCCACCTCTTCTGCAGTTACTCTGATCCCATTTCTTCTCATCACAACCTCCTACTCCTTCATTCTTGCTGCTGTCCTAAGAATTCCATCTGGAACAGGCTGGCAAAAGGCCTTCTCCTCCTGTTCCTCTCACCTCACCATGGTCATGGTGTTCTATGGGACACTGATTGCCACATACCTCATGCCCTCAGCCAACTCTTCCCAACTCTTGCACAAAGGATTTTCTCTACTTTATACCATCCTAGCACCCATGTTCAACCCCATCATCTATAGCCTGAGAAACAGAGACATCCATGAAGCCCTGAAGAAGTGCTTGAGTAAGAAGCCAGGTTTCCTTAGATgatgcaaaaaggaaaagaactataT includes these proteins:
- the LOC132503470 gene encoding olfactory receptor 11A1-like; this translates as MATFLCCFLLTAITIVLLSRLTFCGPNETDHFFCDFTPLVHLFCMDTSLTEIIAYATSSAVTLIPFLLITTSYSFILAAVLRIPSGTGWQKAFSSCSSHLTMVMVFYGTLIATYLMPSANSSQLLHKGFSLLYTILAPMFNPIIYSLRNRDIHEALKKCLSKKPGFLR